DNA sequence from the Myxocyprinus asiaticus isolate MX2 ecotype Aquarium Trade chromosome 3, UBuf_Myxa_2, whole genome shotgun sequence genome:
CAAGAATATTTTAGTCTCATGcactaaaataaaaaggaaaacatttaaagggatagttcacccaaaaatgaaaattctctcatcatttactcaccctcatgccatcccagatgtgtatgactttcttctaaaattctttatttgtgttctgcaaaagaatatttcagctctgtaggtccatacaatgcaagtgaatggtggacagaaatttgaagctccaaaaaggacataaaggcagcataaaagtaatccatacgactctagtggttaaatccatgtcttcagaagcaatatgataggtgtgagtgagaaacagatcaatatttaagtccttttttaccattctcctccctgcccagtaggtggcaatatgtatgaagaatgcaaattgccaaaaaacaaaacaaaaacttgtaAGTGAAAGTGGGgccagaaagtcatacacatctgggatatcatgagggtgagtaaattatgagagaatttccatttttggttgaaatatccCTTCAAATGATTATCTCGACACTGGTTTGGAGCAGAAACAATTATTTCactagaaagctgagactttcctttttactttagtgcataaaactcaatgAGATCTTTTGTGACTGATGTATGGTCTGTGGCTCTGTGCTGAGTCTTATCCAGTTTTTTAGATATAAGTGGGCATGGGCGAGAGTGCTTGCGCTATCTATGGGCATATGCCTGCAAACTGTGAGTGTATTGTATGCTCATGAAGTGGAGCTATCAATCACTCAAAtgttaaagaaaaaacaaacaaacactgaccTGCAGCAGGTGGACCCACAAATCCTCCAGAGCTCCGAAACAGCATGAAGAGCCCCAGAGCGCTATTAAACCCCTCCAGTCCAACAATATCCACAATACTCGTCACATGGATGGCCACCACACAGCCAAACAGGAAGCCATAGAATACAGTGAAGACCAGGATGGCCCAGTAGTTCTGTGCAATGGGAAGCAGAAGTAGCACCACCCCCAACACTGTGACCACCATGGACAACAACTGCAGGTTCCTCACCAGCCGCAGATTAGCAAGCCATCCACATGCAAGTCTGCCCAATAGATCTGCCAGTGCCAGCACTGACAGAATGGAGGCTGCCCAGTACTGCTCCATGCCCAGGCTGTTGGCATAGGGCACCAGAAATAAAGGTGGGATGAAGAAACCCGCAGCAGCCAAGATGGCAAACATGATATATAGCAGCAGCTCGGGCCTCTGGATCAGAGACCATTGGAAAGTGACTCTTGACGTCCTGCTTTGCTCTTTAGAGTCCAGCACCAGTTTGCCTTTGAAAGAGGTTTGTGAAGGTGGTTTTGCTTGGAGTGGTCTCATCAAAGCCCCACATACACACAGATTCAGCTGAAGACCTCCGATGATGAGTAGAGACCCCTGCCAAGAATAGCTCTCAATAAGCCACTGAAAAAATGGGCTGAATACCATGGCAAAGACACACTCTCCTGAGCTGGCGATAGCATAGGCGATTGGACGCCAGCGTTTGAAATAATGGTTAACCATGCTGTTTGCTGGAATCCAAGATAACGAGATTCCAAGCCCTAAATCACAACATGGAAGAACATGTCACAACTTCATGTTAAATTatcactaaaaaaaacaaaaaaaaaacagtagtaaCCTACTAAATACAGTAGACTTGGCTATGGCTAAGATGATTTACCTAGATGCTTAAATTTGTAAAGTATATACATCATAGCTTGTGTACAgtaatctgatatatggcaatatctgtaaaaaatgtttgtttatggttttttattcatataaaaagTCAAATCCAACAAAAAGGTCAGTTTTCATATATTTTACCAAATAGTAGTGGAATTTGAAAgtgtacacacactgtatatgctCAAATACatgaactataattttatatatactgtgcatGTTCATATATGACCACATATCAGATTTCGGTCTCCAAACAGACCCTCACTGTTGTCCCCCATTGGTGAGGTTAAGAGATGCTGTGTTTGAAATAACATACTAGCCTATTACatttgcagtgttgggtgtaatccaactgcaaagtaattagttactgtaatctaattacttttaaataaaaaagtagtgcaatgcattacatttttaattcttgtaatcatTACAGTTAATGACtttcatttaattacttttaagtacattatagggttatgcttatttctaatgtattatttatgtagaatacatgaattatggccacttaagtcattgtgaaggagaaatgtgaggtgctgagcgTATGACTTGTGTAACAATAAACaagaaacatattttttcaatttaAGTGGAAATTTGTTTTAGAAAGTTACTTgaaagtaatgtgattacttttcaatgaagttATTATAAAAGTAATCTTATTATAATTTTAGATAAtccatttgtagtggattactatttttaagtaacttacccaactctGTACATTAGTATACATCAAATACTGTTTTGTTGTTCCAAATTGTATTTTAAAGTTGTGTTGcactaattaattttaaattgtttaacaatTTAGAGATAAACATTTTAACCAGTTATTAAAACCTTCACCTGCGATTAATTTTGTTCGCCATGATGGATTCTGAATCTATCTGTAGATCGTTAGTAAACAGGGCAGGTGGAGAAAATTTATGAAGCAAGACACTAGTGGCACAGGTCCCGGATCAACCGCCTTCCCTCACGTCACGCCACTAATGTGGCCAGAAATG
Encoded proteins:
- the LOC127424139 gene encoding monocarboxylate transporter 13-like gives rise to the protein MENYSTDPPDGGYSWVVLTSAFFIMGLTAAVLKNFGLFFLEIQRYYSVLASTTSWVTSTTIAVFHLGAPLASALSIHLSQRAVIMIGGLLAASGMVFASLGLSLPWMYLSMGVLQGLGISLSWIPANSMVNHYFKRWRPIAYAIASSGECVFAMVFSPFFQWLIESYSWQGSLLIIGGLQLNLCVCGALMRPLQAKPPSQTSFKGKLVLDSKEQSRTSRVTFQWSLIQRPELLLYIMFAILAAAGFFIPPLFLVPYANSLGMEQYWAASILSVLALADLLGRLACGWLANLRLVRNLQLLSMVVTVLGVVLLLLPIAQNYWAILVFTVFYGFLFGCVVAIHVTSIVDIVGLEGFNSALGLFMLFRSSGGFVGPPAAGWLVDWANNFSAGFYLSGLCLVLSSVFVVLVDQLVEKKKLPVRQPDSCTDTTTDHLINKANHTDV